A section of the Pseudovibrio sp. M1P-2-3 genome encodes:
- a CDS encoding cytochrome D1 domain-containing protein codes for MKRIFSLVTALFLMGGAAQADEIISTGDLGLVVERAKGSLVLIDQSEHAAIDRIEGLGDLSHASLVYSPDQRFAYVFGRDGGLSKVDIVERKVVKRVIQGGNSIGGAISDDGKLVAVSNYEPGGVRVFDAKTLEMVADIPTASKTIGLVDVPGRKFVFTLWDDGETWIADFSSDELKLSKVKEMGTNPYDALITEDGRTYITGLFGEDGLTALDLWQESPEPIRVLPNYGRGMKDLPVYKMPHLEGWAKAGQEFVLPAVGHNQVLWIDSKTLLETGRTDTYGQPVFAMARPDGRHIWVNFAHPLNDTIQVIDTLTKQVVHEFKPGPAVLHMEFTPRGHEVWISVRDAGTVMIYDTRTFQKIGEIKADKPSGIFFTARAHKTGL; via the coding sequence ATGAAACGCATTTTCAGTTTGGTTACGGCCCTGTTTTTAATGGGCGGTGCCGCACAGGCCGATGAAATTATCTCAACGGGAGATTTGGGGCTGGTGGTGGAACGGGCCAAAGGATCGCTTGTTCTGATTGATCAGTCCGAGCACGCCGCGATTGACCGTATTGAAGGGCTGGGTGACCTTTCCCACGCAAGTTTGGTTTATTCCCCCGATCAACGCTTTGCTTATGTCTTCGGGCGAGATGGGGGGCTTAGCAAAGTCGATATTGTGGAGCGTAAAGTCGTCAAACGGGTCATTCAAGGCGGCAATTCAATCGGCGGTGCAATTTCCGATGACGGCAAACTTGTTGCTGTCTCGAACTACGAGCCCGGCGGCGTCCGCGTCTTTGACGCAAAAACCTTGGAGATGGTTGCCGATATCCCCACGGCATCAAAAACCATCGGCTTGGTGGACGTTCCGGGCCGTAAGTTCGTCTTTACCCTCTGGGATGATGGTGAAACATGGATTGCGGATTTCTCATCTGACGAGTTAAAGCTTTCCAAAGTCAAGGAAATGGGTACCAACCCATATGATGCGCTGATCACCGAAGATGGTCGCACCTACATCACGGGCCTGTTTGGAGAAGACGGCCTGACCGCATTGGACCTTTGGCAGGAAAGTCCTGAACCAATCCGCGTTCTGCCAAACTATGGCCGTGGAATGAAGGACCTTCCCGTCTACAAAATGCCTCACTTGGAAGGTTGGGCCAAGGCTGGTCAGGAGTTTGTTCTACCCGCCGTTGGTCACAATCAAGTGCTTTGGATTGATAGCAAGACCCTTCTAGAGACAGGGCGTACAGACACATACGGGCAGCCGGTTTTCGCTATGGCACGGCCTGATGGACGCCACATCTGGGTGAACTTCGCCCATCCTTTGAACGACACCATTCAGGTTATCGACACGCTGACCAAACAGGTGGTGCATGAGTTCAAGCCGGGTCCCGCTGTGCTGCACATGGAATTTACGCCGCGTGGGCATGAGGTTTGGATTTCGGTACGTGATGCGGGAACCGTGATGATCTACGACACGCGCACCTTTCAGAAGATTGGTGAGATTAAAGCCGACAAACCATCGGGCATCTTTTTCACCGCACGTGCTCATAAAACGGGGCTGTGA
- a CDS encoding c-type cytochrome: MRSFLLLFLFMSSAAFAEDAINEKELANLVHQDCGSCHGLTLKGGLGPELRSTAISHYDVDTLSIVILDGIPGTAMPPWRPLMSEREARWIAEYLLEGPK, translated from the coding sequence ATGCGTAGTTTCTTGCTCCTGTTTCTTTTTATGAGCAGCGCTGCATTTGCTGAAGACGCCATAAACGAGAAAGAGCTTGCCAATCTGGTGCATCAAGATTGCGGTTCCTGTCACGGGCTGACCTTGAAGGGTGGGCTGGGGCCGGAGCTGCGCTCCACTGCAATTTCCCACTACGACGTTGATACCCTCTCCATTGTCATACTCGACGGAATTCCAGGAACAGCCATGCCGCCTTGGCGCCCTCTGATGTCGGAGCGCGAAGCGCGTTGGATTGCTGAATATCTTTTGGAAGGCCCAAAGTGA
- the cobA gene encoding uroporphyrinogen-III C-methyltransferase, whose translation MTGKVFLIGAGPGDVELLTLRAVRMIKEADAIVYDRLVSDEIMKLVPAESEKVFVGKTPNFHPVKQEEINQILVDLALQGKTVARLKGGDPLIFGRGSEEAAHLQSHGIEVQYAPGITAAQGAASSCGVPLTHRGLATGVRYVTGHRQADGDLDLDWKSLASDETTLVVYMGVANIGQIAMRLMAAGLNDSTPVMAVANATTPRETRMFSSLGRIANDSREAGLEAPVLFIIGKVVTVCNEWPADAFLEKAREDQDQYAEMVNHA comes from the coding sequence ATGACTGGTAAAGTCTTTCTTATAGGGGCAGGACCCGGCGACGTTGAACTCCTTACCCTGCGCGCTGTGCGGATGATTAAAGAAGCGGATGCCATTGTTTATGACCGTCTGGTTTCCGATGAAATCATGAAGCTTGTTCCCGCCGAGTCAGAAAAGGTTTTTGTAGGAAAAACCCCAAATTTCCATCCTGTTAAACAGGAGGAAATCAACCAGATTCTTGTGGACCTTGCGCTTCAAGGAAAAACGGTTGCAAGGCTGAAAGGCGGTGACCCGTTGATTTTCGGGCGTGGATCCGAAGAAGCCGCGCACCTGCAATCTCACGGTATAGAAGTCCAGTACGCACCGGGAATTACGGCAGCTCAAGGGGCGGCCTCCTCGTGCGGGGTGCCTCTCACGCATCGTGGTCTGGCAACGGGTGTTCGGTATGTGACCGGGCACAGGCAGGCAGATGGTGATCTGGATCTGGATTGGAAAAGTCTGGCCAGTGATGAGACAACACTTGTGGTCTATATGGGCGTTGCCAATATCGGCCAGATCGCCATGCGCCTGATGGCTGCAGGTTTAAATGATAGTACGCCGGTGATGGCAGTGGCCAACGCCACTACACCGCGCGAAACCCGAATGTTCTCTAGCCTTGGCCGCATTGCAAATGATAGCCGTGAAGCGGGGTTGGAAGCGCCTGTTCTGTTCATCATCGGCAAGGTGGTCACCGTGTGCAACGAGTGGCCTGCCGATGCGTTTTTGGAAAAAGCGCGGGAAGATCAGGATCAGTACGCAGAAATGGTCAATCATGCGTAG
- a CDS encoding cupredoxin domain-containing protein, with amino-acid sequence MFSKLSGLTLALSGLLIMGSDVLAADDTSKLCAKAEQRYVELYGQPSAKVSDAVVVKMYKYRFCPEKVSVRAGTTVRWVNVDKRTSHTVHLNETNEPESLRLFPKETFEFTFLSAGEQKYLCGPHWETQKMIGMVSVTP; translated from the coding sequence ATGTTTTCAAAATTATCAGGTCTCACTCTCGCATTATCCGGTCTGCTGATAATGGGCTCAGATGTGCTGGCTGCCGATGACACCTCAAAATTATGCGCAAAAGCCGAGCAGCGTTATGTGGAGCTATATGGCCAGCCCTCTGCCAAGGTCAGCGATGCGGTTGTTGTGAAGATGTACAAATACCGCTTTTGCCCTGAGAAAGTGAGCGTGCGCGCGGGCACAACTGTGCGCTGGGTGAATGTGGACAAGCGCACCAGCCACACGGTGCATCTCAATGAAACAAACGAGCCTGAATCTCTTCGCCTTTTCCCAAAGGAGACTTTTGAATTCACCTTCTTGTCTGCAGGTGAGCAAAAGTATTTATGTGGCCCCCATTGGGAAACTCAGAAAATGATTGGCATGGTCAGCGTAACACCTTGA
- a CDS encoding NapC/NirT family cytochrome c, whose protein sequence is MSQPKVPETKKPIWRRYFLWGMPVAGIAGAFVAGIVFWGGFNTAMEATNTKDFCVSCHEMNDFVYQEYQGTIHDVNRSGVGAVCSDCHVPKDWTHKMIRKVKASKELWGKMVGTINTPEKFDKKRIHLAMNEWERMKATDSRECRNCHDFESMMPEFQRPRARQQHMNAMETGQTCIDCHKGIAHTNVRDRAPEEYLEKIEAPNSKFAREIPQAYLESLARVEAREEAEAQAVKAAKKAEREAVQAQIAAAVETALAEEKAKASGGADAEQAAGDAVASHVDWNSVVPSELTLFYPGQASFEFVQNGKQHGGARPLTKGGDQCTTCHAKELETIGNKIVKGTDNTEPTPIPGKRGIINATVQAAHDDENVYFRLQWPDAPHAPVPFVEGGKLDPDNQIKVAMMITGTGIKMGEQVGCWATCHADNTYMPFDPDDEVIANSGETAERLNALKSVSKYLSESRTKIEVKGRRGKAQGGWDKLKSAEEIDQLLNEGTYMDLLRVYADGSASNGYLLERRVENEGEISATANLEGGMWTVVFSRPLNSKAVGDVPLELGKTYTVGFAIHDDFASARFHHVTLNTSLALDDETAQINVVKQ, encoded by the coding sequence ATGAGCCAGCCCAAAGTACCGGAAACGAAAAAGCCGATCTGGCGCAGGTATTTCCTCTGGGGGATGCCGGTCGCAGGTATCGCCGGGGCCTTCGTTGCCGGCATTGTTTTTTGGGGCGGTTTCAACACCGCCATGGAAGCGACAAATACAAAAGATTTTTGTGTCTCGTGTCACGAGATGAATGACTTTGTCTATCAAGAATATCAGGGCACAATTCACGATGTGAACCGCTCGGGCGTTGGTGCGGTGTGCTCTGATTGCCATGTTCCCAAAGACTGGACCCACAAAATGATCCGTAAGGTCAAGGCGTCCAAAGAGCTTTGGGGCAAAATGGTCGGCACGATCAATACCCCTGAAAAATTTGACAAGAAACGCATTCATCTGGCCATGAATGAATGGGAGCGGATGAAAGCGACCGACTCTCGCGAGTGCCGGAACTGTCATGATTTCGAATCCATGATGCCGGAGTTTCAGCGTCCGCGTGCCCGTCAGCAGCACATGAACGCCATGGAAACAGGTCAGACCTGTATCGATTGCCACAAAGGCATCGCGCACACAAATGTACGCGATCGGGCACCGGAAGAGTATCTGGAGAAAATTGAAGCCCCGAACTCCAAGTTTGCCCGCGAGATTCCGCAGGCATACCTTGAAAGTCTTGCACGGGTAGAAGCTAGAGAAGAAGCAGAAGCACAAGCGGTAAAGGCTGCAAAAAAGGCAGAGCGGGAAGCTGTTCAGGCTCAGATTGCTGCTGCTGTTGAAACCGCGCTGGCAGAAGAAAAAGCAAAAGCTTCTGGCGGAGCCGATGCTGAGCAGGCGGCAGGGGATGCAGTTGCATCACATGTTGACTGGAACTCTGTTGTACCTTCCGAGCTAACCCTGTTCTATCCCGGTCAAGCATCCTTCGAGTTTGTTCAAAACGGCAAACAACATGGCGGTGCACGCCCGCTGACCAAAGGGGGCGACCAGTGCACAACCTGTCACGCCAAAGAGCTTGAAACAATCGGCAACAAGATTGTGAAGGGGACGGATAACACCGAGCCAACTCCAATTCCGGGCAAGCGCGGTATCATCAACGCAACCGTGCAAGCTGCTCATGACGATGAAAACGTCTACTTCCGTCTGCAATGGCCAGATGCACCGCATGCTCCTGTTCCATTTGTGGAAGGCGGTAAGCTGGATCCGGATAACCAGATCAAAGTGGCCATGATGATCACTGGAACGGGGATCAAAATGGGTGAACAGGTGGGCTGCTGGGCAACATGCCATGCAGACAACACCTACATGCCGTTTGATCCGGATGACGAGGTCATTGCCAACTCCGGTGAGACTGCCGAGCGTTTGAATGCACTCAAGTCTGTCTCCAAGTACCTCAGCGAGTCTCGCACAAAGATCGAGGTCAAAGGTCGCCGCGGCAAGGCACAGGGTGGCTGGGACAAGCTGAAATCCGCTGAAGAGATCGACCAGCTCTTGAATGAGGGAACCTATATGGACCTGCTTCGCGTCTACGCAGATGGCAGCGCGTCCAATGGGTATCTTTTGGAGCGCCGTGTTGAGAATGAAGGCGAAATCAGCGCAACTGCGAACCTTGAAGGTGGCATGTGGACCGTTGTGTTCTCACGTCCCTTGAACTCGAAAGCAGTTGGAGATGTTCCTCTGGAACTCGGTAAAACCTACACAGTAGGGTTTGCCATTCACGATGACTTTGCATCGGCGCGGTTCCACCACGTCACACTCAACACCAGTCTGGCACTGGATGATGAGACAGCGCAAATCAACGTTGTGAAACAATAA
- a CDS encoding cytochrome D1 domain-containing protein — protein MSQPAKRRGSGFAMAASLALLLGSATAPAFAEGPTLSEEAFERSKQLYFEQCAGCHGVLRKGATGKNLEPHWKKTAADGTVTEGGTLQLGQDRLEKIISWGTEGGMNNFSEILTEQEIKDMATYIMLEPPKPPEMSLNQMKQTRKVYVEEKDYPDKPLHGRNWENFFVVIERDAGKVAVIDGDTKEVLVHIPTGYAVHVIKASEHHKLEEPEQPGRFWYTMGRDGKMTKIDLWQTPDKMLVSEVTVAYDARDVAISGDGKYIIGGAYWPPHFVISDAVTMEPLKVVSTRGVNLNGDYVEESRVAAIYTTPNEPTWLVAVKELGQMWQVDYSDIDNLRIDKIDSAHFLHDGFFDPTGRYFQIAANASNKMVVVDTKDRKLEAMIDVAALPHPGPGANWNDPKCGPVAGTTHLGVGTVSVWANDPAGRPDEAWKKCYEVETDGPGLFIRTHPNSKYVWADQTKHPDPEIQQAVQVISKETGEIVKTITITETEGNAAVHFEFNADGTEVWVSNWNMGDSLEPNGEIVVYDADTLEEKTRIKGLYAPTGKFNVHIRSNHVT, from the coding sequence ATGTCACAACCAGCAAAGAGACGAGGATCGGGTTTCGCGATGGCGGCCAGCCTTGCGCTCCTGTTAGGCAGTGCAACGGCGCCAGCTTTTGCAGAAGGACCAACCTTAAGCGAGGAAGCGTTCGAGCGCTCCAAGCAGCTTTATTTTGAACAGTGTGCGGGCTGTCATGGTGTTCTTCGTAAAGGGGCTACAGGTAAGAACCTTGAGCCTCATTGGAAGAAAACCGCCGCAGATGGCACCGTCACAGAAGGAGGGACTCTTCAGCTTGGCCAGGATCGCCTAGAGAAAATTATCTCTTGGGGAACCGAAGGCGGCATGAACAACTTCTCGGAAATCCTGACCGAGCAAGAAATCAAGGATATGGCGACCTACATTATGTTGGAACCGCCAAAGCCGCCTGAAATGTCGCTCAACCAGATGAAGCAGACCCGTAAGGTCTATGTGGAAGAAAAGGATTATCCTGATAAGCCTCTGCATGGCCGCAACTGGGAAAACTTCTTTGTTGTGATCGAGCGTGACGCGGGTAAAGTTGCAGTCATCGACGGCGACACCAAGGAAGTTCTGGTTCACATTCCAACCGGTTATGCGGTGCATGTGATCAAGGCATCCGAGCATCACAAACTGGAAGAACCGGAGCAGCCAGGCCGCTTCTGGTACACCATGGGCCGTGATGGCAAGATGACCAAGATCGACCTCTGGCAAACACCAGACAAGATGCTTGTCTCTGAAGTGACTGTTGCCTACGACGCCCGCGATGTGGCCATTTCCGGCGATGGCAAGTACATCATCGGCGGTGCTTACTGGCCTCCACACTTCGTGATTTCTGATGCAGTGACCATGGAACCGCTTAAGGTTGTTTCGACCCGTGGCGTGAACCTGAACGGAGATTATGTAGAAGAAAGCCGTGTGGCCGCTATCTACACAACTCCAAATGAGCCTACATGGCTGGTTGCTGTTAAAGAACTTGGCCAGATGTGGCAGGTCGATTACTCCGATATCGATAATCTTCGTATCGACAAGATTGACTCTGCTCACTTCCTTCATGATGGCTTCTTCGATCCTACAGGTCGCTACTTCCAGATTGCTGCCAACGCATCCAATAAAATGGTTGTTGTCGACACCAAAGATCGCAAGCTTGAAGCAATGATCGATGTTGCAGCGCTTCCACACCCGGGACCTGGTGCGAACTGGAACGATCCTAAGTGTGGTCCTGTTGCAGGCACAACCCACCTCGGTGTTGGTACTGTCTCAGTCTGGGCGAACGACCCAGCAGGCCGTCCGGACGAGGCTTGGAAGAAGTGTTACGAAGTTGAAACAGACGGCCCGGGCCTCTTCATTCGTACACATCCGAACTCCAAGTACGTTTGGGCTGACCAGACCAAACATCCAGATCCTGAAATTCAGCAGGCTGTTCAGGTGATCTCGAAAGAAACCGGTGAGATTGTGAAAACAATCACCATCACCGAAACAGAGGGCAATGCCGCTGTTCACTTCGAGTTCAATGCAGACGGCACTGAAGTTTGGGTATCCAACTGGAATATGGGCGACTCTTTAGAGCCAAACGGTGAAATCGTTGTTTACGACGCTGACACCCTTGAAGAGAAAACCCGGATCAAGGGCCTTTATGCTCCAACTGGTAAGTTCAACGTTCACATTCGTTCGAACCACGTCACCTAA
- a CDS encoding Crp/Fnr family transcriptional regulator produces METTIECAMELREQCMLSERRKQIAQNSLLLKSLPEKYVDMLLSMSSWRTYEKGETLFFQGETASAIHIVIDGWVKLYRITPNGGEAIVHVFTKGESFGEAVAIQKKEYPVSAEAVTACEVVRIPSSALLNVIREEPEVAVTILASTFNHLHFLVSQLEQLKAQTGPQRVAEFLLDLCCAEHGTHMVTLPYDKVLIAGRLGMKPESLSRSFARLRPVGVQIKKNSAIIEDIERLRSFAETDHVEAWSSMK; encoded by the coding sequence ATGGAAACGACGATTGAATGCGCTATGGAACTGAGGGAACAGTGCATGCTGAGTGAGCGACGCAAACAGATTGCGCAAAATTCATTGCTTTTGAAGAGTTTACCCGAAAAGTACGTTGACATGCTGCTATCCATGTCGAGTTGGCGTACCTATGAAAAGGGCGAGACCCTTTTTTTTCAAGGTGAAACCGCTTCAGCAATTCACATTGTCATAGACGGGTGGGTCAAACTCTACCGAATTACCCCCAATGGCGGTGAAGCTATCGTGCATGTGTTCACCAAAGGGGAGAGCTTTGGCGAAGCTGTCGCTATCCAGAAAAAGGAGTATCCTGTTTCCGCTGAAGCGGTCACTGCATGTGAAGTGGTGCGTATACCAAGCTCAGCACTGCTTAATGTTATTCGCGAAGAGCCGGAAGTGGCTGTTACCATTCTTGCCTCCACGTTCAATCATCTACATTTTCTGGTATCGCAACTGGAGCAGCTGAAGGCGCAAACGGGGCCACAGCGGGTTGCCGAGTTTTTGCTGGATCTGTGCTGCGCTGAGCACGGCACCCATATGGTGACCCTGCCCTATGATAAGGTTCTCATTGCCGGTCGTCTTGGCATGAAACCGGAAAGCCTTTCTCGCTCTTTTGCACGACTGCGTCCGGTAGGTGTTCAAATCAAGAAAAACAGCGCTATTATTGAAGATATTGAACGTCTTCGCTCTTTTGCCGAGACAGATCACGTGGAAGCTTGGAGCTCGATGAAATGA
- a CDS encoding DUF4202 domain-containing protein, which yields MTQMKTVIAAIDGANSKDPNSSEGRPDALLYGERMFEEMNRLFPDASEVLKIAARGQHVERWILKRKDYPEGRVGYLTWRRDLAKHHAERVSALMRDAGYPEEDCTHAARMLRKEGIKRDKDVQALEDTICFVFLKWYFAPFAAKHTPEKVESIVNKTARKMSEAGRNRVLEEFSLPENLALAFK from the coding sequence ATGACGCAGATGAAAACAGTTATTGCCGCTATTGACGGGGCAAATAGCAAAGACCCCAATAGCAGCGAAGGTCGTCCGGATGCCCTCCTTTATGGGGAGCGCATGTTTGAAGAGATGAACCGACTGTTTCCCGATGCCTCCGAGGTATTGAAGATTGCGGCCCGCGGCCAGCATGTAGAGCGGTGGATACTCAAACGAAAAGATTATCCAGAAGGGCGTGTTGGCTACCTCACTTGGCGACGGGATTTGGCCAAGCACCATGCGGAGCGGGTCAGCGCCCTTATGCGCGACGCCGGATACCCTGAGGAAGACTGTACCCATGCAGCACGCATGTTGCGCAAGGAAGGGATCAAGCGGGATAAAGATGTTCAGGCTTTGGAAGACACTATCTGTTTTGTATTCTTGAAATGGTACTTCGCACCATTTGCCGCAAAGCACACGCCCGAAAAGGTTGAGAGCATTGTGAACAAGACAGCTAGAAAAATGTCAGAGGCCGGCCGAAACAGGGTACTGGAAGAATTCTCCTTACCAGAAAATCTGGCACTTGCTTTCAAATAA
- a CDS encoding c-type cytochrome — MREVMTKSMTRNIFYGGSLFFIIIFVALSIHSHLYINNTSTDAKTLNDSVAAGKHIWEEKACINCHTILGEGAYFAPEVGNVMARWGVLDDREAAFESLKGWMEAMPTGIEGRRQMPQFNLSDEEILNLTDFLIWTNKIDTQGWPPNEAG; from the coding sequence ATGCGCGAGGTCATGACAAAAAGCATGACCCGCAATATTTTTTATGGCGGGTCGTTATTCTTCATCATCATCTTTGTGGCACTTTCCATACATAGCCACCTCTACATCAACAACACATCCACTGACGCAAAAACGCTGAATGACAGCGTTGCGGCCGGTAAGCATATCTGGGAAGAAAAAGCTTGCATCAACTGCCACACCATTTTGGGTGAAGGCGCCTACTTTGCGCCGGAAGTTGGTAACGTAATGGCGCGCTGGGGCGTGCTTGACGATCGTGAAGCAGCATTTGAATCCTTGAAAGGCTGGATGGAAGCCATGCCCACAGGCATTGAAGGCCGCCGTCAGATGCCTCAGTTCAACCTTTCCGACGAAGAAATCCTCAACCTAACCGATTTCCTGATCTGGACTAACAAAATTGACACACAAGGTTGGCCGCCAAACGAGGCAGGTTAA